From Geomonas agri, one genomic window encodes:
- a CDS encoding general secretion pathway protein GspB, protein MSLILDALRKMEQERRSRRGTGQDLRPEVLRYRLAAQPKEPRRYPVAVIAGVVLLLAGVGAGFLLKGQAPQPVAQAPASLAPVAAVPVAPPAPPTPVAPPVAAVLATPTVSAPVPAAPPAVAPVVAAQAPAAVAPVVQPSRKASRAAVPQSVPSDAPHVAAQEPAAVAGSAQDITISGIAYQDERRMRRAVLNGILVGEGAEVGGARVLEIKETKVKLSRGGRVFEVPFSSGLQSR, encoded by the coding sequence ATGAGCCTGATACTTGATGCCTTGAGAAAGATGGAACAGGAGCGCAGGAGCAGGCGCGGCACCGGCCAGGACCTGCGCCCCGAGGTGCTGCGCTATCGCCTGGCGGCCCAGCCCAAGGAGCCGCGCCGCTATCCCGTGGCGGTTATCGCGGGTGTCGTGCTGCTTTTGGCCGGTGTCGGAGCCGGGTTCCTGTTGAAGGGGCAGGCACCGCAACCGGTGGCGCAAGCCCCTGCCTCCCTGGCCCCGGTCGCCGCGGTACCGGTGGCCCCGCCCGCACCCCCGACCCCCGTGGCGCCCCCGGTTGCCGCCGTCCTGGCCACGCCTACGGTTTCGGCACCCGTTCCGGCTGCTCCGCCCGCGGTCGCGCCGGTCGTTGCGGCTCAAGCTCCGGCCGCAGTTGCGCCGGTTGTGCAGCCCTCTCGCAAAGCCTCCCGCGCTGCCGTGCCCCAGTCCGTACCGTCCGACGCACCGCATGTGGCAGCCCAGGAACCTGCCGCCGTTGCAGGCAGCGCCCAGGACATCACCATCTCCGGTATCGCCTACCAGGATGAACGACGCATGAGGCGGGCGGTCCTCAACGGGATCCTTGTCGGCGAGGGTGCCGAAGTTGGCGGTGCGCGCGTGCTCGAGATCAAGGAAACCAAGGTCAAGCTGTCCCGCGGCGGCCGCGTCTTCGAGGTTCCCTTCTCCTCCGGCCTGCAGTCCCGGTAA
- a CDS encoding aspartate/glutamate racemase family protein translates to MKTIGMIGGLGPESTVDYYQRIIEAFRVPGSLAAPEMVIYSVSLQEVMDLAAKREWNHLVYLLVQKVRALHKAGADFAIITANTPHVVFDEVQAKSPIPLISIVAATCDKARELGVKKVGLLGTKFTMEENFFAPPFAAAGISVAVPSASDQNYIHEKLMTEIELGIIKDDTRKGLIDIIARLVGNEQVEAVILGCTELPLILKDGDFDITFLNTTAIHVESVVSYCRAGRTW, encoded by the coding sequence ATGAAGACCATCGGCATGATCGGGGGACTGGGACCTGAGTCCACCGTCGATTACTACCAGCGCATCATCGAGGCGTTCCGCGTGCCGGGGAGTCTCGCCGCCCCGGAGATGGTGATCTACAGCGTGAGCCTGCAGGAGGTTATGGATCTCGCCGCCAAGCGCGAGTGGAACCATCTCGTGTACCTTCTGGTGCAGAAGGTGCGGGCGCTGCACAAGGCGGGCGCCGACTTCGCCATCATCACCGCCAATACGCCGCACGTCGTCTTCGACGAGGTCCAGGCCAAGTCGCCCATCCCGCTGATCAGCATTGTCGCCGCCACCTGCGACAAGGCGAGGGAGTTGGGGGTAAAGAAGGTCGGCCTTCTGGGGACCAAGTTCACCATGGAAGAGAACTTCTTTGCGCCTCCTTTCGCGGCGGCCGGAATCTCAGTGGCGGTGCCTTCTGCCAGTGACCAGAACTACATCCACGAGAAGCTTATGACCGAGATCGAACTCGGCATCATCAAGGACGACACGAGAAAAGGGTTGATCGACATCATCGCGCGCCTGGTGGGTAACGAACAGGTGGAGGCCGTCATCCTCGGCTGCACCGAACTGCCACTGATACTCAAAGACGGCGACTTCGACATCACCTTTCTCAATACCACCGCGATCCATGTCGAAAGTGTGGTGAGCTATTGCAGGGCAGGGAGGACGTGGTAA
- the recD2 gene encoding SF1B family DNA helicase RecD2, giving the protein MKDRSPAEHPVERIAGSLERVTFHSEETGFCVLRVKVAGHRDLVTVTGSAATVTPGEFLECTGSWHNDRTHGMQFKAEHLKVVPPTTLEGIEKYLGSGMVHGIGHHFAKVLVQAFREEVFDVIENRPERLLELPGIGRKRMESVASAWVEQKAIREIMVFLQSNGLGTARAVRIYKCYGNEAIFKVTENPYRLALDIQGIGFKTADALAANLGIARDSLIRAQAGVRHVLQELSGSGHCAAARADLVQSAASLLDIPSTVIETAIDAEIAEQNLVAEPIGGRPCLFLTPLHRAEVGVAASIARLANGAPPWGGVVAEEAIPWAESHNGITLSESQRDAIRLALKNKVVVVTGGPGVGKTTLVNSILAIIRAQHLKVTLCAPTGRAAKRLTESTGIEAKTIHRLLEFDPQSFGFKRDRDNPLATDLLVMDEASMVDVVLMHKLLPAVPDHAGLIIVGDVDQLPSVGPGCVLADIIDSGAVATVRLTEIFRQAAGSKIIVNAHRINRGELPLQDEGKELADFYFIPAATAEDIHGKLLQVITERIPKRFGFDPVRDIQVLTPMNRGGLGTASLNAELQGVLNGKAEPRVTRFGTGFAPGDKVIQTVNNYEKEVFNGDIGRIVEVRQEEGTVSVDFDERLVEYQFGELDEVSLAYATSIHKSQGSEYTAVVIPLSMQHYTMLERNLIYTAVTRGKKLVVVIGEAKALAMAVRTNKSQRRMTDLARRISSAPA; this is encoded by the coding sequence ATGAAAGATAGATCACCTGCTGAGCACCCGGTCGAAAGGATCGCCGGCTCGTTGGAGAGGGTTACCTTCCACAGCGAGGAGACGGGCTTTTGCGTGCTGCGGGTGAAGGTCGCCGGGCACCGCGACCTAGTGACGGTGACCGGGAGCGCCGCCACGGTGACGCCTGGCGAGTTCCTCGAATGCACCGGCTCCTGGCACAACGACCGCACCCACGGTATGCAGTTCAAGGCGGAGCACCTGAAGGTGGTGCCCCCGACCACGCTGGAGGGGATCGAAAAATATCTCGGGTCCGGCATGGTGCACGGCATCGGCCACCACTTTGCCAAGGTGCTGGTGCAGGCCTTCCGCGAGGAGGTCTTCGATGTCATCGAGAACCGCCCGGAGCGGCTTCTGGAACTCCCCGGCATCGGCCGCAAGCGCATGGAATCCGTCGCGAGCGCGTGGGTGGAGCAGAAGGCGATCCGCGAGATCATGGTCTTTTTGCAGAGTAACGGCCTGGGCACCGCGCGGGCGGTGCGCATCTACAAGTGCTACGGCAACGAGGCGATCTTCAAGGTCACCGAAAACCCGTACCGGCTCGCCCTCGACATCCAGGGGATCGGCTTCAAGACCGCCGATGCGCTGGCGGCCAACCTGGGCATCGCCCGCGACTCGCTGATCCGGGCCCAGGCCGGCGTCAGACACGTGCTGCAGGAGCTCTCCGGCAGCGGCCACTGCGCGGCCGCCCGGGCCGACCTGGTGCAGAGCGCCGCCTCCCTGTTGGACATCCCCTCAACCGTTATTGAAACCGCCATCGACGCCGAGATCGCGGAGCAGAACCTGGTTGCCGAACCCATCGGTGGTCGCCCATGCCTGTTCCTCACGCCGCTGCATCGCGCCGAGGTGGGCGTCGCCGCCAGCATTGCACGACTCGCCAACGGAGCCCCGCCCTGGGGCGGCGTCGTCGCCGAAGAAGCCATCCCCTGGGCCGAGAGCCACAACGGCATCACGCTTTCAGAATCCCAGCGCGATGCGATCCGGCTCGCCCTGAAGAACAAGGTTGTTGTGGTCACCGGCGGTCCCGGTGTCGGCAAAACCACTTTGGTGAACAGCATCCTCGCCATAATTCGCGCCCAGCACCTGAAGGTCACCCTGTGCGCCCCTACCGGCCGGGCCGCCAAGCGGTTAACCGAGTCGACCGGGATTGAGGCCAAGACCATTCACCGCCTGCTGGAGTTCGACCCGCAGAGCTTCGGCTTCAAGCGCGACCGGGACAACCCGCTCGCCACCGACCTCCTGGTCATGGACGAGGCCTCCATGGTGGACGTGGTGCTGATGCACAAGCTCCTCCCCGCCGTCCCGGACCACGCCGGACTGATTATCGTGGGGGATGTGGACCAGCTTCCCTCGGTCGGCCCCGGCTGCGTCCTCGCCGACATCATCGACTCCGGTGCCGTCGCCACCGTGCGCCTTACCGAGATCTTCCGCCAGGCCGCTGGCTCGAAGATCATCGTCAACGCGCACCGCATCAACCGCGGTGAGCTCCCGCTGCAGGACGAGGGGAAGGAACTGGCCGACTTCTACTTCATCCCCGCCGCCACCGCCGAGGATATCCACGGCAAGCTGCTCCAGGTGATCACGGAGCGCATCCCCAAGCGTTTCGGTTTCGACCCTGTGCGCGATATCCAGGTGCTCACCCCCATGAACCGGGGCGGGCTCGGCACCGCCTCGCTCAACGCCGAACTCCAGGGAGTGCTGAATGGCAAGGCGGAACCGCGGGTGACCCGCTTCGGCACCGGCTTCGCGCCGGGTGACAAGGTGATCCAGACGGTGAACAACTACGAGAAGGAAGTCTTCAATGGAGACATCGGCCGGATTGTGGAGGTGCGCCAGGAAGAGGGGACGGTCAGCGTTGATTTCGACGAGCGGCTGGTAGAATATCAGTTCGGCGAACTGGACGAGGTGAGCCTCGCCTACGCCACCAGCATCCACAAGAGCCAGGGCTCCGAGTACACCGCGGTCGTGATTCCGCTCTCCATGCAGCACTACACCATGCTGGAGCGCAACCTGATTTACACTGCGGTGACCCGTGGCAAGAAGCTGGTCGTAGTGATAGGCGAGGCCAAGGCGCTGGCCATGGCGGTGCGCACCAACAAATCCCAGCGCAGGATGACCGACCTCGCGCGCAGGATCAGCAGCGCGCCGGCGTGA